Proteins found in one Gemmatimonadales bacterium genomic segment:
- a CDS encoding dihydrofolate reductase family protein: protein MRKLIVFNQVSLDGYFTDAKGDMSWAHKSDEEWNAFVEGNATSGGVLLFGRITYQQMASYWPTPLAAQQAPVVAERMNHLPKVVFSRTLDSASWTNTKLIKGDPMAETRKMKQESGQDLVIFGSGSIISQFADAGLVDEYQMVVNPIVLGKGRTMFDGLKKRLALKRTATRAFGNGNVLLVYQPA, encoded by the coding sequence ATGCGCAAGCTGATCGTGTTCAACCAGGTGAGCCTGGACGGCTACTTCACTGATGCGAAGGGCGACATGAGCTGGGCCCACAAGTCGGACGAGGAGTGGAACGCGTTCGTCGAAGGCAATGCCACCTCCGGGGGCGTGCTCCTGTTCGGCAGGATCACCTATCAACAGATGGCGAGCTACTGGCCGACCCCGCTCGCCGCCCAGCAGGCCCCCGTCGTGGCCGAGCGGATGAATCATCTGCCGAAGGTCGTGTTCTCCAGGACGCTCGACAGCGCCTCGTGGACCAATACCAAGCTGATCAAGGGCGACCCGATGGCGGAGACACGAAAGATGAAGCAGGAGTCCGGGCAGGACCTGGTGATCTTCGGTAGCGGGAGCATCATTTCGCAATTCGCGGATGCAGGCCTGGTGGACGAGTATCAGATGGTGGTGAATCCCATCGTTCTCGGGAAGGGGAGGACCATGTTCGATGGCCTCAAGAAGAGACTGGCCCTGAAGCGGACGGCGACGCGGGCCTTCGGCAACGGGAACGTCCTGCTGGTCTACCAGCCGGCTTGA
- a CDS encoding YciI family protein encodes MKYVLLDYVSEAGWPQLPRAEQERWLGAYKAYMEAMTKAGVLKGSNGLQPTAAATTVRVADGKAQVLDGPYADSKEQLGGFHIIEVDDLDAAIAWAARSPTALHGVVEVRPLREGTLLTRDNSDILNPA; translated from the coding sequence GTGAAATACGTTCTGCTGGACTACGTAAGCGAGGCCGGTTGGCCCCAGCTGCCGAGGGCCGAGCAAGAGCGCTGGTTGGGAGCCTACAAGGCCTACATGGAGGCCATGACCAAGGCGGGCGTCCTGAAAGGCAGCAATGGCCTGCAGCCCACCGCGGCGGCGACGACGGTGCGGGTCGCCGATGGCAAGGCCCAGGTGCTGGATGGCCCCTATGCCGACTCCAAGGAGCAGCTCGGCGGCTTCCATATCATCGAGGTGGACGATCTCGACGCCGCGATCGCCTGGGCCGCCCGCTCCCCGACCGCGCTGCACGGCGTCGTCGAAGTGCGGCCACTCAGGGAGGGCACTCTGCTGACCAGGGACAACTCCGATATCCTCAACCCGGCGTGA